In the Gopherus flavomarginatus isolate rGopFla2 chromosome 6, rGopFla2.mat.asm, whole genome shotgun sequence genome, one interval contains:
- the LOC127053200 gene encoding protein SSUH2 homolog isoform X2 gives MDGATEDEGEDSGDYGNKGLPPPADQLPEGEHSDSIPPQTEWSILAISDHVAREALVQYIANKCCYRIAPAKYMVVQNLTPLNTFRYRLQTFTETRETFPISEPYNGGFVDSSDVAPAPAPWAIVVDEPPLFMDCKMHIPVPHTYSVQDCPNCQGHGKNQCHLCSGSGQRICTACNGTGWQDSSICLFCSGSGKRRCSACHGGGWQNCIRCSGKGLLLYHSELTITWKNSVAEYVVDKNFGFPIYHLQEVTGKEIFSDENQVVYPIVNFPEPTIDRGSESCIAQHQMQSASNSRILRQKQIIELIPLTKVEYAWRGKVYSFCVFGNENKVYTEDYPAKCCCSVM, from the exons ATGGACGGGGCCACTGAAGATGAAGGGGAAGATTCAGGAGACTACG GAAACAAAGGTTTACCTCCCCCAGCTGATCAGCTGCCTGAAGGAGAGCACAGTGATTCCATTCCACCTCAGACAGAGTGGAG cATTCTAGCTATTTCTGATCATGTAGCCAGAGAAGCCTTAGTGCAGTACATAGCCAATAAGTGCTGCTATCGGATTGCCCCTGCAAAATATATGGTGGTCCAGAACCTGACTCCGCTCAACACATTCAGA TATCGTCTGCAAACCTTCACTGAAACCAGAGAAACATTCCCGATTAGCGAGCCTTATAATG GTGGATTTGTGGACTCTTCTGATGTTGCACCAGCACCTGCCCCATGGGCAATAGTAGTGGATGAACCTCCTCTGTTTATGGATTGTAAAATGCACATTCCAGTGCCGCACACATATTCAGTACAG GATTGTCCTAATTGCCAAGGACATGGTAAGAATCAGTGCCACTTGTGTAGTGGATCTGGACAG AGAATATGTACAGCTTGTAATGGGACTGGCTGGCAAGACTCAtccatttgtttattttgctcAGGTTCAGGAAAGAGACG TTGCTCAGCCTGTCACGGTGGCGGTTGGCAGAATTGCATCCGTTGCTCTGGAAAAGGCCTCTTGCTATATCATTCTGAACTTACAATCACTTG GAAGAACAGCGTGGCTGAATATGTTGTTGACAAGAATTTTGGGTTTCCTATTTATCACCTGCAGGAAGTCACCGGGAAGGAAATATTTAGCGATGAAAAtcaagtg GTGTATCCTATAGTGAATTTCCCTGAGCCAACCATTGATAGGGGTTCAGAATCATGCATTGCACAACACCAGATGCAGTCTGCCTCCAATAGTCGAATATTGAGGCAG AAACAAATCATTGAGCTGATTCCACTCACCAAGGTGGAATATGCATGGAGAGGAAAAGTCTATTCCTTCTGTGTCTTTGGAAATGAGAATAAAGTGTATACAGAGGACTACCCAGCAAAGTGCTGCTGTTCAGTCATGTGA
- the LOC127053200 gene encoding protein SSUH2 homolog isoform X1, which yields MQDRDHCHICSTPDAPVPYSLPHEQSSAPPLELMDGATEDEGEDSGDYGNKGLPPPADQLPEGEHSDSIPPQTEWSILAISDHVAREALVQYIANKCCYRIAPAKYMVVQNLTPLNTFRYRLQTFTETRETFPISEPYNGGFVDSSDVAPAPAPWAIVVDEPPLFMDCKMHIPVPHTYSVQDCPNCQGHGKNQCHLCSGSGQRICTACNGTGWQDSSICLFCSGSGKRRCSACHGGGWQNCIRCSGKGLLLYHSELTITWKNSVAEYVVDKNFGFPIYHLQEVTGKEIFSDENQVVYPIVNFPEPTIDRGSESCIAQHQMQSASNSRILRQKQIIELIPLTKVEYAWRGKVYSFCVFGNENKVYTEDYPAKCCCSVM from the exons ATGCAAGATAGAGACCACTGTCACATCTGCAGCACACCAG ATGCCCCTGTTCCTTATTCTTTGCCCCATGAACAATCCAGTGCGCCCCCCTTGGAGCTGATGGACGGGGCCACTGAAGATGAAGGGGAAGATTCAGGAGACTACG GAAACAAAGGTTTACCTCCCCCAGCTGATCAGCTGCCTGAAGGAGAGCACAGTGATTCCATTCCACCTCAGACAGAGTGGAG cATTCTAGCTATTTCTGATCATGTAGCCAGAGAAGCCTTAGTGCAGTACATAGCCAATAAGTGCTGCTATCGGATTGCCCCTGCAAAATATATGGTGGTCCAGAACCTGACTCCGCTCAACACATTCAGA TATCGTCTGCAAACCTTCACTGAAACCAGAGAAACATTCCCGATTAGCGAGCCTTATAATG GTGGATTTGTGGACTCTTCTGATGTTGCACCAGCACCTGCCCCATGGGCAATAGTAGTGGATGAACCTCCTCTGTTTATGGATTGTAAAATGCACATTCCAGTGCCGCACACATATTCAGTACAG GATTGTCCTAATTGCCAAGGACATGGTAAGAATCAGTGCCACTTGTGTAGTGGATCTGGACAG AGAATATGTACAGCTTGTAATGGGACTGGCTGGCAAGACTCAtccatttgtttattttgctcAGGTTCAGGAAAGAGACG TTGCTCAGCCTGTCACGGTGGCGGTTGGCAGAATTGCATCCGTTGCTCTGGAAAAGGCCTCTTGCTATATCATTCTGAACTTACAATCACTTG GAAGAACAGCGTGGCTGAATATGTTGTTGACAAGAATTTTGGGTTTCCTATTTATCACCTGCAGGAAGTCACCGGGAAGGAAATATTTAGCGATGAAAAtcaagtg GTGTATCCTATAGTGAATTTCCCTGAGCCAACCATTGATAGGGGTTCAGAATCATGCATTGCACAACACCAGATGCAGTCTGCCTCCAATAGTCGAATATTGAGGCAG AAACAAATCATTGAGCTGATTCCACTCACCAAGGTGGAATATGCATGGAGAGGAAAAGTCTATTCCTTCTGTGTCTTTGGAAATGAGAATAAAGTGTATACAGAGGACTACCCAGCAAAGTGCTGCTGTTCAGTCATGTGA